In Macrobrachium nipponense isolate FS-2020 chromosome 25, ASM1510439v2, whole genome shotgun sequence, one genomic interval encodes:
- the LOC135198992 gene encoding uncharacterized protein LOC135198992 codes for MKSVFGYVLSGRLYETTRTCMYSVPQLLCISSVSDSDLCKFWDLETVGVKPRELVESYSETKVFKEFESTVKFVNGRYEVALPWKDDSAKEKLLNNEVIAHKRLSKLMVKLEQNKELKKEYQKVFDSYESDHMIEEEVPRQEISGVNPVYYMPHCPVVKLSSSSTKIRPVFDASASCYNGVSLNDCLSSGPSLNPDLVEMLHSFRFVWPIAVTADLI; via the coding sequence ATGAAGTCTGTCTTTGGTTATGTCTTGAGTGGCAGGCTGTATGAAACCACTCGCACTTGTATGTATTCTGTACCACAATTATTGTGTATATCCTCTGTTTCAGATTCAGATTTGTGTAAGTTTTGGGATCTGGAAACTGTAGGGGTTAAGCCTAGGGAACTTGTTGAAAGTTATAGTGAAACtaaagttttcaaagaatttgaGAGTACTGTGAAGTTTGTGAATGGTCGCTATGAGGTTGCACTGCCATGGAAGGATGATTCTGCtaaagaaaaacttttgaataatgAAGTCATAGCCCATAAAAGGTTAAGTAAGCTAATGGTTAAGTTAGAACAAAATAAGGAGCTTAAGAAAGAGTATCAAAAAGTGTTTGATagttatgagtctgatcacatgatAGAAGAAGAGGTACCAAGGCAGGAAATTTCAGGCGTGAATCCTGTGTACTATATGCCTCATTGTCCAGTAGTGAAGTTAAGCAGTTCAAGCACTAAGATAAGGCCTGTGTTTGATGCCTCTGCCTCTTGTTACAATGGTGTATCATTGAATGACTGTTTGTCCTCAGGCCCCTCACTCAACCCTGACTTGGTTGAGATGCTCCATTCCTTTCGTTTCGTTTGGCCCATTGCTGTTACAGCTGATCTGATATAA
- the LOC135198993 gene encoding uncharacterized protein LOC135198993, with the protein MQALSFVPIVLVRKFYVLLFTCGVVRALHLELTESLSLSDCLLAIRRFVARRGLPSVIYSDNAKTFVAAKYEVQRMYSHLAPKWNFIASRAPWWGGWWERLIRSVKLALRKTLNLNYVSKSELETILVEIESIINSRPLTYASDEPDSIHYLTPSHFILGRAPHCKSLINVEPCKVTSRDLNEREVVRNQKLEHFWRLWSNNYITNLPQVVKGFNKKCDLSKGDLVLIKEDNIPRLKWPLGVIVDVSKGKDGLVRSVRLKSKRGEMTRPIQRLYDLEVGRSEDLITADASCGDLDRDICDNPQMPMHTVSDDDVLPRSKSGRVLKPPTKLDL; encoded by the coding sequence ATGCAGGCCCTCTCTTTTGTGCCGATTGTCCTAGTAAGAAAATTTTATGTATTGTTGTTCACTTGTGGTGTTGTACGAGCCTTACACTTAGAGCTTACAGAATCTTTGTCCTTGTCTGACTGCTTATTGGCTATAAGAAGATTTGTTGCCAGGAGAGGTTTACCTAGTGTCATATATTCAGATAATGCAAAGACTTTTGTAGCTGCTAAGTATGAGGTACAAAGGATGTATAGCCACTTGGCTCCCAAATGGAACTTTATAGCCTCTCGTGCTCCCTGGTGGGGCGGCTGGTGGGAGAGGCTCATTAGGTCAGTTAAGCTTGCTTTGAGAAAGACACTAAATCTGAACTATGTAAGTAAGAGTGAATTAGAAACTATACTAGTAGAAATAGAATCAATAATTAATTCTAGACCATTGACTTATGCGAGTGATGAACCTGATTCCATTCACTATCTCACTCCTTCACATTTTATCCTAGGACGAGCCCCACACTGTAAATCCTTAATAAATGTAGAGCCATGTAAGGTGACTTCCAGGGACTTGAATGAAAGAGAAGTTGTAAGAAACCAGAAGCTAGAACATTTTTGGAGACTTTGGAGTAACAATTATATAACTAATTTGCCTCAAGTTGTAAAAGGATTCAATAAGAAATGTGATTTGTCTAAGGGTGACCTTGTGTTGATAAAAGAGGATAACATTCCTAGATTGAAGTGGCCTCTTGGGGTTATTGTAGATGTGTCTAAAGGTAAAGATGGACTTGTAAGAAGTGTAAGGCTCAAATCTAAAAGGGGAGAGATGACTAGACCCATTCAAAGATTGTATGATCTAGAAGTAGGTAGATCTGAAGATCTGATTACTGCTGATGCATCCTGTGGTGATCTTGATAGAGATATATGTGATAATCCCCAAATGCCCATGCATACTGTGAGTGATGATGATGTACTTCCTAGGTCTAAGTCTGGTAGAGTACTTAAGCCCCCTACTAAGTTAGATTTATAA